A segment of the Ipomoea triloba cultivar NCNSP0323 chromosome 1, ASM357664v1 genome:
NNNNNNNNNNNNNNNNNNNNNNNNNNNNNNNNNNNNNNNNNNNNNNNNNNNNNNNNNNNNNNNNNNNNNNNNNNNNNNNNNNNNNNNNNNNNNNNNNNNNNNNNNNNNNNNNNNNNNNNNNNNNNNNNNNNNNNNNNNNNNNNNNNNNNNNNNNNNNNNNNNNNNNNNNNNNNNNNNNNNNNNNNNNNNNNNNNNNNNNNNNNNNNNNNNNNNNNNNNNNNNNNNNNNNNNNNNNNNNNNNNNNNNNNNNNNNNNNNNNNNNNNNNNNNNNNNNNNNNNNNNNNNNNNNNNNNNNNNNNNNNNNNNNNNNNNNNNNNNNNNNNNNNNNNNNNNNNNNNNNNNNNNNNNNNNNNNNNNNNNNNNNNNNNNNNNNNNNNNNNNNNNNNNNNNNNNNNNNNNNNNNNNNNNNNNNNNNNNNNNNNNNNNNNNNNNNNNNNNNNNNNNNNNNNNNNNNNNNNNNNNNNNNNNNNNNNNNNNNNNNNNNNNNNNNNNNNNNNNNNNNNNNNNNNNNNNNNNNNNNNNNNNNNNNNNNNNNNNNNNNNNNNNNNNNNNNNNNNNNNNNNNNNNNNNNNNgggggggggggggggggggggggggggggggggggggggggggggggggggggggggggggggggggggggggggggggggggggggggggggggggggggggggggggggggggggggggggggggggggggggggggggggggggaggatgGTAACTGCTGCCGTCATGCCAGTTGTTGCAATCAATACAATGTGAGAAAAATGAAGTACATTTGAAATGAGCTTTACTGTATGCAAAGCAAATTAAAACAGTCCAGCTCTTTCATTTCCAAGTTAGATGAAATATCTACTGAAATACTCAAAAGTAAAGAAAAGGTAAAGTTACAATTAACTTAAATATGTGATGATATTCAAACCTTTGAACTCTGAGTCTTTCCACCACTTGTCTCACTTTGGGAAGAGTCACTGGGAAATGCAGCCCCATCATTTGCATTTAGAATTACACAATAGCAGTGGTCCACATCTGTCAAAACCTGGAAAAGATGTTATTTGGAGGCTCCTAGCCCTGAAGGCATGATTCATCAAAACTTTAAAACATATGGGACACATAAATATACACAATTGGGGAAACAGCCTCATCAAAGTGAGTATGAACAGCATGCTAAAGCTTGAATACATCTATGAACAGCAACAAGTGTAGTAAGTAATTCTACCAACATTTCTGCAACTATGGTTAAGCATTCCTCTTTATCTTATTAAATAAGCCAGAGTCCAAAGCTAGAAAAAAGGAGAAGATAACATTTCAAAATACTAAAGAAGAGAACCAATGCATTACCACTGCATCAAAAGtagaatcaaaatcatcaaCGGCAAAGCATATATCTGGATACGCAGGAGTTGTTTCTACTTCCTGCAGCGTACATGTGAAGTTGTCAGATAAAATTCACTAGAATACATGGAGGGATCCACATTAGCAAAACTTGCCTTTCTTGAGtccaaatgaaaattaatacGACTTGGAGATGCATAGACAGTCTTCACAACCTACATAAAAAAAGATCATGATGGGCGTTGACAGGTAAACAGTGAGAAAAAATTTagagtatataaattatgttcTTCAGTTACCTTGTATATAGGAGACAATGGCTTGTCTTTGCCAGTTTGGTAAGTTTTAAGGACCTCGTGACTAAAAGAAAGTGAGAAAGGACATTATTACAAGTCAAGGAACAAACATCTTAAAGTTTTAGCTTGAATGATAAAGATAGGTATAGCAACTCAGGTACACAGTTTGCAGACAATACCACTGCTGCTTTAGTAAAACAGAAGAACCAAATATTAAGCCTATCTGACAGACATGACAAATAAACAATTAGATGCATGGGGTTCAGCAAATAGTTTTCGTCACTAGCACTAGATTAGTAGATTATACaaattaatccatataaattataatacaatcTTCGAAAACAGAAGAGAAATATCCCTGTGACTAAGAAGATGCCACCTTTTCTTGAATTTCAAATCACAGTAGTTGTGGAATCAAGAGAAGAGCATTACCTGCAAATTGCCACTGTCACACTGAAAGTTGTATGAGCAATCAAGTTCAAGTAATATGAGCGCCTCCAATCCACACCTACTGAGTTCTCACCAAGTAAATCATCCaactgcaaggaaattaagtaAAGTATATCATCCTCAACTTCAATCATCAGAACTCATCTTCATTTCTATAAACATTGACCTCTGAACTTACCCATGCAAACAAAACAGCTTCCATCAGATAAAATCACAGTAGTACTAATACTATGTTGCACTAATGTGAATTTTGGAGGAATTTCTAGACATGGAAGTGAACAATACTTGGAGGAAAGACTAATAATGCCTTTACCTTAGGCGACCACCTCCGTACAAAGTAAGGAGAATTGTCTTCACTGTTGCCATTGGATTCATATCCTTGCAAACTCTGCATACACAttccgaaaaaaaaaagataataataataataataataataataataataataaaagcatTGTGCTACATTTTACAACTCACACATTATGACCCATGGTTTAGCTTTATGAATCTTGCATATCACACCTAATACAACAATTCTAAAACCAGAACTATTATACCATTTTACGGACGAAGAATATGAGATCATCCTCCTGACGGCCTCTGGATTCCTTTCCACGAACGAAATACAAATCCAATACTTCATGCCAGAACTCTGGATCCATTTCCACATCCGATGAATCTTCCTCCTCCACTATGGTTTTCCCTAAAAATTTTGAGTGCTTCTTCACCATACTCAACAACTCAAACCTTTATGGCAGATACTGAGTTAGTAAAGGCAAATGAAAAAAGACATATGgagataaaagaaaaatgatagtATCCTTTCCTAGCTCAAAGAACATCACTTTGACCATCTtaaaaattcttcctttgtttataaatcaaagccaaagaccttgtggtctagtggcacccggtttacactcccacatggaagggagtgggttcgagcctcagtggaggcgactattgactctttgtgtttcagtaggttgagaaagtagctatgaacagatactacattgtaacaaagtcagagTCAGTggtactcaaaagaaaaaaaaattttaaaaaaatcaacaagTATGCAGTGTTTTTGAAATACTAGAAAATTCAGATAACCCCGGCATTTCAATGCCAAAGGTGGATTAAGCTAGGATAGATTCCAAAGAAACCTTTTGAATTTGTTCTAATTGCCACTACACTAATTCATTCTCCAAAACAataccgccgccgccgcccacCCCTGGCAAAAGGAAAAAAGTTTCCAATGGCTCAAATGCTAACCAAGAGCTCATTTTGACCTACAATGCTAATTACGGTTAATATATGGAAACTGACAATTGCAGTTAGCCCTGCATCATGCGAATTCAATccaaaattgcaattttatgcTAAAAGTGTTCAACTGCCAACCCTTTGAATCACAAAAGTAGACGACTTTGAAACCTAACCGGAAGAACGAATCATAAATGTTCAACAAAATCTCagtgaaaaatggaaaactcaCCGACTAGGGGTTTGGCCTCCTCCTCCGTTGCCCAGTAGCATTGTGTATGTTGTTCTTTAGTTTTCACCTGATAAAGATTTGTTGCGAATTTCTCAGACGGAATTGCTGAAGAAAGCTTCTCAATCAATATGAATACCGAGACGctgattttactaatttggAAATCGCGAAGCTAACAAGGATAGAGTGCAGAAGTTGCAAATATGCAAAGTAGAAGACGTTGCGTTGATTGCCGATGCCACGAGGCAGCGCATagctctctttctctctctctctctacggGAGAGTTACCATAGTATTAGTGTATTACTGTTGTGGGTCAATGGCGCGGTTAATTGGTTGGCTTGTATGTACGAGTGGTCTGTTATGCGCTGGAAAGTAACTGCCTCTGTCATCGTAAAGAGTTGTTTGTGGACATTACAACGAGCCAGGAAGGTAGGAGAAAATGATATAAGACTCTTATGAAGTAAaatttttgtgtaattttaGTGATAGGAGAGAAAGATTAATAACTTTGTTTAGAAAATAAAGACTGTAACTCAATCCGAATATCCTACATGTTCCTCTCTTGGTATAGGTGATATAGGAGGTAAAAAATAAGTTGTGTAAAATTAACCCAATGGGTAGCTTGAGTGGCAAGTGAGATTTTTTTgtgaggaagaattttggaagaACTCGTGTTCGATTCATACAAGTGATGATTTTCACCTGTCCTCTTGATGAGGTAAGTTAAGAAATATGTATTTTGTTGCATCAACTATCAGGTAgagttaacatttttttttttgaattaattaaccAATTGAGTTATGACCAAGCTCGACTAACATTACTGCTACAATATGTTTTCAAGACTCCTCATTTACACATTTACACATACCCTTAAGAAGACTTGGTTACAAGAAATGTGTACTTTGCAATTATTATAGGCTAGTAACAATTCTATACATGGTCCTTCTTGGAATGGAAGGTCTATATCCAAGAAACTAAACCTGCATAATATCAGGTAGAGTATAGATGAATCAGATTTGGGCAGGCAACAGATTGTGAGTACTGCCCAGTATATGCAAGAACAATGCAAGGCATATTGTAAGAATAACAGAAGATTTGGCACAAATGTATCTGATGACATCCATCCCCCGCTCGGACACTTCTTCTTGAACTACATTAACACTTGTTTTCAAGCTTTGTGACATTTTCCATACCAGGAACTCCACTATGGATCTCACAGTCTCAAATGTCACCCTGCCGGTAACATCAAGCACAAACTTCCGGTTGCTTGGCACTGCCAATGTGGACGAGACACTACTCAGCCATCCGTTGCTCTGCAGATCGATGGGTTGGCTCGTCTCTTTTACCTTCTCTGGAGATACGTTCTTGAAATCCTTGCCATTCATTTGGGTTGAATCGTCGTCGCTGTGATCAACAATGGAAACAGAGGATGCCAAACTCGTGTCAGGATTAGATGCAGGCGCTGTCAAGACTCGGTGAGAAGTCTTGACCAGAGTTTCCACAGCGCCATTGCAGAGGGAAACCATAATGTCCCTAACTTCAGCTTGATGTTTAGGATTGGTCATACCAGAGAACATCTCATCGTAAAAGTTAATATGCATTGTCTTATCAAGATAAACAGCAATAGCAGTGCCTACAAACGTCTGTATACAATCTGCCATCAGAACTTTAGACCGATCATCAAACACTGCATCTACCCAACCCGGGGGAGTGGATGAATTTGGCTTCACATACGAGGCACCAGGCCGATGATTCCCATCCATGTCCTCACGAGACTGGCTGTTTGAGTAAAACCCCATAACCAAATTCTTCGCAAAGCTACCAACAACCACTGAAGCAAACCCAGCCCCAGCACTACTGATCAACCTATCCATAAGCTTATCTGAAAAATTTGGACTTCCAACATCTCCAATCTGACTCTTTTTCTCTTGTGACTTATAGTGCCCCCTCATTACCCCAGCTGTTACAGCCTCTGAAACTCTACTCAATGCCTTTGAAAACTCCTCAGATCGAGCAACTTTCGACAGTTGCTTCAAACTACTGGGAATTTCATTGGAATCAGACTGCAAAAACTCCTTCAAATCCTTGGACACAACAGTGACAGCCTCAGCAGATTCACACACCATTTCACCTACAGACACTAAAGCCCCCAACACCTTCATAATTCTCCTCCTCTTTCTCACAATAGATGGCATATTATACACTCTATATGCACCATACGATGATGCCCCAATAACCCCAAGTGCAATCaaccatttcttcttctttggcGTCAAGATCAAACCTTTCTTTACAAACTCAAAATCCATCTATATATACGTTCCAATACAAAGCTCAAAATCGATTAAACTTATGCATcgattggaaaaaaaaacaaatcaatgaATTAGGTTTTCGTTTTCCGAAATGCTGACACAGTTGAAAATTCGGGAGAAAAAACTAGCATAGATTATGGAGGAAAGACGAACCTGTTGTGATTATGAGCCGTTTGAGCAGAAAGAATCAGACGAAAAGAGAAGGGATTATGTATCATCTTGTTGTTTTGCtgggttttgtttgtttgtgttgaATGGGTCATTCATTTGAGTCCAGAAAAAATTGGAATAAAAGGGAAATTGTGGCTGGAAATGGAAAAGAATTTTCTTCTTATAATTCTtcatgaaaaatgaaaagaaaagtgGTGGTCTGAATCTTTTTGGCACTTGGTTTCTTCTATGATCCGTGGCGTTTAGCGGCGTTCGGCCAATCCGCTGCCAGGAGCCGCCGTGCCGTATCACCCGTGTGAATAAAAtccataaataaattgttaatacgTGCTTCGTAGTTCGTACGTGTTTAAAAGGTGGGCTTACGGTTACTGGGCCGGATATGGGCCGGGTTAGATCTGGAGATGTTTAATGACCAATATACCCTTGGACAAttttttatacggagtataaatcaTGGTTCTGTGTGAATCATAAAAAAAGTGCATCTTAatcttattaatatattaaaagtatattatttgcatattgGAGGTccattatataaaataacttAATTGTTATTAAGATCTCTATAAATACCCCAATTTATTGTATTTCGTCTTATCTCGTTCCGATCAGTTAATCTGTCATCGGTTAGTTGATATTATTGTTTTATGCTTCAGTGATGTTAATGCTTAGTAGCGTAAATTGGTTGcaaaattcttcaatttggAACTTTAATGGCTCTCTTCACTTCGTTGCCGGATTCTTGTTCGCGGTGTCTGGTAATCGGTTTGATTATGCCATGCTCTGATGTTTAGAAGCATAAGTTAATTGGTTGCAAATTTCCTCGATTTTGAGATATTTACGTTTGATATATTTACGGTTGATAAATAGCTGTTAGCCGTATACTCGTATAGACACAGCATTGTAGTTTGTTGAGTAAAAACTTGATAGTTGCAGTGTAAAAATTACAACCATCCAGGCTCTACTTTCATGCTTGGCCAAATTTGAGAACTCTTGAAGTGAGAGATTTTGTTTTATGTGGACAAGTTATTTGGCTAGCTTTTGCTTGATTCAATATAATTTCAAaccaaaaatatttgaaatgtacattttactttctCATATAAAGCTACCTACTACAGTACTATAGGAGATTCTGGACTGAAAAAATCCAGTTTATAAGCAAACAATTCTTTGCTTATGTACAAATACAATCATGCTTTTTGTGTACACGAGGTGTAGCAAGCACCCCCAACCACTACTAAGATACTCCACAATCATCAGAAAAGAATTAAACAAGCAAAactgctttttttttaaaaaaaaaataataaaatgaaataaaagagGAGCACCTTCCTTCTAATGAGGGGTCATTGGCTATGGTATTCACCCTTACAAATTTCATATCCATGCTACATGCAACTATGCCACCAGAAAAAACCGGAACACACACAGTGCTAACCTCTGCCTCATTGCCTTAGTTCAATGCCAGAAGACTTGAGACATTTTCCGCATGAAGCACAGGAGTCCTCAGTACATTTCTGATTGTATCACCAAGAAAGAAAAAGGTGGTGAGAGCACACTTTGGGAAAATTAGATCTTTTTTGGAAGTTGGCCAAGCTTAAGATGTTCTGGAGGAATTGCCGATGTTTTAGAGGGCACTGTACAATCAATATCATCCTCAAGATCACTAAATGACACATCTTCTTCATTTCCCACAAGGGTAGTGCCAGAATATCCTTCCAGTTCTGGATTGTCCTTTAGCcagtcatcctcatcatcatcttcataatCCAAGATAGGTTGTTTATAAGATGTGGTGGTAACCACCACCTTGTCTACAGTCTTGCTTGCCAAGTCTTCAGCAATAACAGCTTTGTCTATGAACTGGATCTCTGTAGTTTCAATGGGATGCTTCTCAGTTTCAACATCAGTTGTATCATGGAAAGATGAAGGATGTTCATAGGCAAATGCTGTGTTAGACGTGTTTCTTGAGTGGGTATCTTCAGATGATAGAGAATCAAAGTCTTCATGCAGTAAGTCTGGGGTTTCTTTTGAGTGGAAAGTATTTACTCCAGCCCAATCTGACTCAGGATTCGTTTTCTTTTGCAGCTCTTTTATCCACATTGCCCTTGCTTGCACAAGCTGGAGGGGATGAGCATATCAGAAGTTAAAATACTTCATGTACAAACTAATATCATTTAATGTCTTGTAGCTATATAGTCAGTGCCCTTCTGAAATAAAAACCGTCAAGTGTTCATAACAAAATGCCAACTACTTAAAATTATCAAAAGCACTGCAAGCGACACTACCAGCCGAAACCATCCAATCATTCACAGCTCAAACACCTAAATTCTGAGTCTAACCATTCTGTTAACATTAACACTTTAGCAGCGACATTAAGAAGAGAATGTTCCTCTCCACTTGGTCCTCCCACCACAAGGCCATGTCAGATatggaaaatatcattttagcATTACCGGAGATGCATTCAGAAAAGTGTCTCCACAAACGGGGTGCCACCCCCAAGTTGAAATTCAACAaaggaaagaaattaaaagaatgagataaaatgaattTCTATTGATATAGttcattgaaaaatataattacatattttaacAGTGTGACAACTAGTACCACATATATTAACTAACCTGCGGTGTAGACAAAAGCTCGGCATCATGCTTATTAAGTCTTGAGTGAAGAAGAACAAAGTACACCATCCAGAAGTAAGCCTCACTCATATGGGCAGGGCAGAGTTCAATTCTTAGAGCTAGTAGCCGAGGAACTAAACATTCAATTGCAACAATATGATTGACCTGAGTCTCGGAGATCTCAAAATCTGAACAGGGCAAGAAGAGCACTATGATTAAAGTTGAAAATGTCATTTCCCAAGAATAACAAATTAAGAATTGAAGTGAATCCACAAAAGATCTCCCAGCAATACTGTCTAGCGCTTAACACCAAGCAGTGCACAGTTCATAGATAATCATCTCTTAGAGAAAATTTGCAACACTAAAGTTCTTCGCAAGTAAAGATGCAATGATGCTAGGCTTCTAGAAGTGACAGAAAGCATTAGGCATGGAATATGAGACGAAGAAACTAGGGTTAACAATGAGCATAAGCATTAGGCATTGCCTGTAAGACAAGAAAGCAACAAGCACATACAAGGCAGGTTATTGTCAAGAACTCTCAACCATATCATCCCCTGTTAGGTTCATACTCGTCAATAATACCGTGACCTCAATTTCCAAGAGATTTCACTTAAATACTATCAACTATGAGAAGATAAAGATTCGAGTTTTAGACATCTTTAAGCACATTGCATTCTATCAACTAAACCACCCAAAAACGAATACTTGAGGATATAAAATCCATTGAAAGTAACATGAATGATACGGAATCGTGCATACCATCAAATTCCTCATCTTCTTCTGATAAGGGAAAATCAAGCCAAGTCTCGGGATGATGAGCTATATTCTGAGCAAAGCCCAAAGCCTCCTCAGTAACCCCCACAGCATCACCCACGTTATCCTCCACCTCATACTCCGTGAAATTCTCACATTCCACGAAATCCCCATCCTCTTCCTCGTCAGACTCACGATCAAAAATCCTGCTATGGACTCGATCCGACTCCAATTGAACCGAATTTCGGGTCGGAAGACTAGTCGCAGCAGGCGCAGGTGCTAGAAATGAAGC
Coding sequences within it:
- the LOC116022452 gene encoding uncharacterized protein KIAA0930 homolog, whose translation is MLLGNGGGGQTPSRFELLSMVKKHSKFLGKTIVEEEDSSDVEMDPEFWHEVLDLYFVRGKESRGRQEDDLIFFVRKMSLQGYESNGNSEDNSPYFVRRWSPKLDDLLGENSVGVDWRRSYYLNLIAHTTFSVTVAICSHEVLKTYQTGKDKPLSPIYKVVKTVYASPSRINFHLDSRKEVETTPAYPDICFAVDDFDSTFDAVVLTDVDHCYCVILNANDGAAFPSDSSQSETSGGKTQSSKITLFSGFVSYQMVRDAYDAGRTGFGSLLSLHSSGKTDRIYMKGPGGRGEVEVAVSGVVDQSKEEYSHHSPKKGLSFSAVVRRAASVASVAAKHAYAAASATRSSDEEMIPLKCCLMSISLPWEHIAHDLLLKGSPPVNL
- the LOC116022391 gene encoding protein PHLOEM PROTEIN 2-LIKE A10-like, whose protein sequence is MDFEFVKKGLILTPKKKKWLIALGVIGASSYGAYRVYNMPSIVRKRRRIMKVLGALVSVGEMVCESAEAVTVVSKDLKEFLQSDSNEIPSSLKQLSKVARSEEFSKALSRVSEAVTAGVMRGHYKSQEKKSQIGDVGSPNFSDKLMDRLISSAGAGFASVVVGSFAKNLVMGFYSNSQSREDMDGNHRPGASYVKPNSSTPPGWVDAVFDDRSKVLMADCIQTFVGTAIAVYLDKTMHINFYDEMFSGMTNPKHQAEVRDIMVSLCNGAVETLVKTSHRVLTAPASNPDTSLASSVSIVDHSDDDSTQMNGKDFKNVSPEKVKETSQPIDLQSNGWLSSVSSTLAVPSNRKFVLDVTGRVTFETVRSIVEFLVWKMSQSLKTSVNVVQEEVSERGMDVIRYICAKSSVILTICLALFLHILGSTHNLLPAQI
- the LOC116022373 gene encoding uncharacterized protein LOC116022373, whose protein sequence is MSSWLARSIANTLRLDDDEQRGEECGNDVVNRASTCHGSSHSGQQHPGEGDCAYEEIDLDDRRENDDAEDYIDDVNHPGRGVKEDLSELGEALSRQLWGVASFLAPAPAATSLPTRNSVQLESDRVHSRIFDRESDEEEDGDFVECENFTEYEVEDNVGDAVGVTEEALGFAQNIAHHPETWLDFPLSEEDEEFDDFEISETQVNHIVAIECLVPRLLALRIELCPAHMSEAYFWMVYFVLLHSRLNKHDAELLSTPQLVQARAMWIKELQKKTNPESDWAGVNTFHSKETPDLLHEDFDSLSSEDTHSRNTSNTAFAYEHPSSFHDTTDVETEKHPIETTEIQFIDKAVIAEDLASKTVDKVVVTTTSYKQPILDYEDDDEDDWLKDNPELEGYSGTTLVGNEEDVSFSDLEDDIDCTVPSKTSAIPPEHLKLGQLPKKI